The Colwellia sp. M166 genome segment CATCAGGAAAAATAAAAACTAAAGCGTTGTTACAAGCCTATTTAGATCAAGGTGTAAAGCGAGTGGTGGTTACAGCCCCTGTAAAAGAGGATGGTGTATTGAATATCGTTATGGGTGTCAATGATGAACTATACGATAAAGCTATTCATCCTATTGTTACCGCAGCTTCATGTACCACTAATTGTTTAGCACCAGTAGTTAAAGTTATTCATGAAAAAATAGGTATTAAACATGGCTCAATGACGACCATTCATAACATCACCAATACCCAAACGATCATAGATGCTCCGCATAAAGATTTACGTAGAGCACGTTCTTGTGGCACAAGTTTAATACCAACAACAACAGGTTCTGCTACGGCAATTACTCATATTTTTCCTGAATTAAAAGGAAAATTAAATGGTCATGCAATACGGGTTCCTTTAACGAATGCATCAATTACCGACTGTGTATTTGAAGTTAAACGTGGCACTACGGTTGAAGAAGTAAACCAATTACTTAAACAAGCATCCCAAGGTCAGTTAAAAAATATCATGGGATATGAAGAGCGACCACTAGTA includes the following:
- a CDS encoding ArsJ-associated glyceraldehyde-3-phosphate dehydrogenase; this translates as MTIKIGINGFGRMGRLSMRAAFDWDDIEIIQINDPAGNAETLAHLMTFDSVHGRWHHEATHEGDSIIINGSAIPCTQNKATQDTDWSDCDVVIEASGKIKTKALLQAYLDQGVKRVVVTAPVKEDGVLNIVMGVNDELYDKAIHPIVTAASCTTNCLAPVVKVIHEKIGIKHGSMTTIHNITNTQTIIDAPHKDLRRARSCGTSLIPTTTGSATAITHIFPELKGKLNGHAIRVPLTNASITDCVFEVKRGTTVEEVNQLLKQASQGQLKNIMGYEERPLVSIDYKTDPRSSIIDALSTMVVNGTQVKLYVWYDNEWGYANRTAELARMVGLEDKG